The Mesomycoplasma flocculare ATCC 27399 genome includes a window with the following:
- a CDS encoding OppA family ABC transporter substrate-binding lipoprotein encodes MKKIFVGSVLSIFSGISFLSCAIQPAWERQEFNTNINAPTSSPGAFKVFSNTFTSPSRLDDYLTNSYLIQTVYENALKITKNGILKENKDKLDKTYNYEISQPSYSWNAFVNAKAILVTKNDGKEELFDSDAHEKGYLKQGEKTNLLVIKLKSEQKNSINSEFFAQALENAKKVQIFLKNNINWVNYQGLPTGFYLKPRDYFYGFRTQRLSEQKYRVRFGGGFEIDKIAQEKIPNFDPKSDYFVNTIGNFYLLELFGLDPLDFDNEAKYIQEYKGSLADFKGKKALSFQKGVTKEKVFFNNFFEKIILTGMLRPVPADFIDKRNKEITKKQKEDGKLVGRFGESGDALRFGAYWYGEDFKKDLLYNSPYTQTVFNQQKRTWKINEYYPRTNWKENLPYTFKKINWLYSKYASPSAFKNSQFNSYREQTIMGVSFDSLSESQKNLVASNQKKYGWNLNRQETKNSLHKWYYSVLVPGSLKQKFRPETGVSFDEKYYGFNDNFAKLNYGVSLQDIAVGKAKIIDNLISGPSLEFRQIIANAYNLYTTAQTMQSQSLAWYNFVAPDNKISSKPNSKTPRDFYKFANTIKLVDSQGKIYYEKDAESEKQQNFANVNDAKKQFQAPNFALLKDRMKKLLDKFWQDNKLTKDEKVEWTSHSFYTNTPDQVISAINNAADAIESLDPRLKINRIWPITDLARRTNYLYTRTGGLDYGGWNYDYNGIGTVFDGKIQKNGVGYAILSAIYAKGANSEIAKSYPHVFKYALETKKYFDKFAKKGYIRKFEDWKDATNSPDYGADDQHLAPDLINFIIGSVVENEDPQNPGKKIKTWKSFVDVLNEQKLENQEEIIFDFLAESAVFNLIFQEDNSDQELILLSSELSSLLGFGLNDLLSVSSSTPYAFLQNPNIESPQASDTYDEYVPPDMIFIKPLREKLKKNQEKGEK; translated from the coding sequence GTGAAAAAAATATTTGTTGGTTCAGTTTTAAGCATTTTTTCGGGAATTAGTTTTTTATCTTGCGCGATTCAGCCTGCCTGAGAGCGGCAGGAGTTTAATACTAACATTAATGCACCAACTTCCTCACCTGGCGCTTTTAAGGTTTTTTCAAACACTTTTACATCACCTTCAAGACTTGATGATTATTTAACTAACTCTTATTTGATTCAAACAGTCTATGAAAACGCGCTTAAAATTACCAAAAATGGAATTTTAAAAGAAAATAAAGACAAATTAGATAAAACTTATAATTATGAAATTAGCCAACCAAGTTATAGTTGAAATGCTTTTGTTAATGCCAAAGCAATTTTAGTTACCAAAAATGACGGTAAAGAAGAGCTTTTTGATAGCGATGCTCACGAAAAAGGTTATTTAAAACAAGGCGAGAAAACTAATCTATTGGTTATAAAACTAAAATCTGAGCAGAAAAATTCAATTAATTCAGAATTTTTCGCCCAAGCACTTGAGAATGCTAAAAAAGTCCAAATTTTCCTAAAAAATAATATTAATTGAGTTAATTATCAAGGACTCCCGACGGGATTTTATCTAAAACCGCGCGATTATTTTTACGGTTTTCGTACTCAGAGGCTCTCAGAACAAAAATACCGCGTTCGTTTTGGAGGCGGTTTTGAAATTGACAAAATTGCTCAAGAAAAAATTCCTAATTTTGATCCAAAATCAGATTATTTTGTTAATACAATTGGTAATTTTTATCTCCTTGAACTTTTTGGCCTTGACCCTCTTGATTTTGATAATGAAGCAAAATATATTCAAGAATATAAAGGTTCTTTAGCTGACTTTAAAGGAAAAAAAGCATTAAGTTTTCAAAAAGGAGTAACAAAAGAGAAAGTTTTTTTCAACAATTTTTTTGAAAAAATTATTCTTACGGGGATGTTACGTCCTGTTCCTGCTGATTTTATCGATAAAAGAAATAAGGAAATTACAAAAAAACAGAAGGAAGATGGGAAATTAGTTGGACGCTTTGGTGAAAGTGGTGATGCTCTTCGATTTGGCGCTTATTGGTATGGTGAGGATTTTAAAAAAGATTTATTATATAATTCGCCTTATACCCAAACAGTTTTTAACCAACAAAAACGAACATGGAAAATAAATGAATACTATCCGCGCACTAATTGAAAAGAAAATTTGCCATATACTTTTAAAAAGATAAACTGGCTTTATTCAAAATATGCAAGCCCATCAGCATTTAAAAATTCCCAATTTAATTCTTATCGCGAACAGACAATTATGGGTGTTAGTTTTGATTCCCTTAGCGAATCACAAAAAAACCTTGTCGCTAGCAATCAAAAAAAATATGGCTGAAATCTTAATCGTCAAGAGACAAAAAACAGCTTGCATAAATGATACTATTCAGTTCTTGTGCCTGGCTCATTAAAACAAAAATTTCGTCCGGAAACGGGGGTTAGTTTTGATGAAAAATACTATGGATTTAACGATAATTTTGCCAAATTAAACTATGGGGTTTCCTTACAGGATATTGCAGTTGGAAAGGCAAAAATTATTGATAATTTGATTTCAGGCCCTAGTCTTGAATTTCGCCAGATAATCGCAAATGCCTATAATTTGTATACAACCGCGCAAACAATGCAAAGTCAATCACTTGCTTGATATAATTTTGTTGCTCCTGATAATAAAATTAGCTCAAAACCAAATTCAAAAACACCACGTGATTTTTATAAATTTGCAAATACAATTAAATTAGTGGATTCTCAAGGAAAAATTTATTATGAAAAAGATGCAGAATCCGAAAAGCAACAAAATTTTGCGAATGTAAATGATGCAAAAAAACAGTTCCAAGCACCAAATTTTGCCCTTCTTAAAGATAGAATGAAAAAATTACTGGATAAATTTTGGCAAGATAATAAACTCACAAAAGATGAAAAAGTTGAATGAACTAGTCATAGTTTCTATACAAACACTCCAGATCAGGTAATTAGTGCGATAAATAATGCCGCTGATGCAATTGAAAGTTTAGATCCAAGACTAAAAATTAACAGAATCTGGCCAATTACTGACCTTGCAAGAAGAACAAATTACCTTTATACGCGAACTGGCGGTCTTGACTATGGTGGTTGAAATTATGATTATAACGGAATTGGCACTGTCTTTGATGGTAAAATTCAAAAAAATGGTGTTGGCTATGCGATTTTATCAGCAATTTATGCAAAAGGTGCAAACTCGGAAATTGCCAAATCTTATCCTCATGTTTTTAAATATGCACTTGAAACGAAGAAATATTTTGATAAATTTGCCAAAAAAGGTTATATTCGTAAATTTGAAGACTGAAAAGATGCTACAAATTCCCCAGATTATGGCGCCGATGATCAACATTTAGCTCCTGATTTAATTAATTTTATTATTGGTAGCGTAGTTGAAAATGAAGATCCGCAAAACCCGGGGAAAAAAATCAAAACCTGGAAAAGTTTTGTCGATGTTCTAAACGAGCAAAAACTTGAAAATCAAGAAGAAATTATTTTTGATTTTCTAGCTGAATCAGCAGTTTTTAATTTGATTTTCCAAGAAGATAATAGCGATCAGGAGCTAATTTTGCTATCTTCTGAACTTAGTTCACTTTTAGGTTTTGGACTAAATGACCTTCTTAGCGTTTCTTCTTCAACACCATATGCATTTCTTCAAAACCCCAATATTGAAAGTCCGCAAGCTAGTGATACTTATGATGAATATGTCCCACCTGATATGATTTTTATAAAACCACTAAGGGAAAAACTCAAAAAAAATCAGGAAAAAGGAGAAAAATAA
- a CDS encoding ABC transporter permease — MVLRYFFKRVFLAFLTFLAIYIIVFILLASFSPDPFSDLLESSSKGVDQAKKLADLRAKYYFDKPAIIRLAYYTADIFQGNFGTIYKTGQDGEIPNLFFGPLRYTILVSLPSFFISALIGIILGTIAAYRRGRLEDAAITGISTFFVAVPSFVLAPFVVLIAIKIGLPFEFKDATTYGFWTSFASLIPPIFVFSITSIAGYVFLVRNQIVSVLSSEYILIAKAKGLSKSDIFFKYVLKNASIPLVRSLIFSYIILLSGSIVLEQFFRIPGSSSILVTAAFEGEVNISMFSIIFFTSLSLIVDIIGDLSYVFMDPRISFGQDIPTNYWNKIKNWKLRNYPKKGDENVGSKRV; from the coding sequence ATGGTGTTAAGATACTTTTTTAAACGGGTTTTTTTAGCATTTCTGACTTTTTTGGCAATTTATATAATTGTCTTTATTTTACTAGCTAGTTTTTCACCTGATCCATTTAGTGATTTATTAGAATCTAGCTCAAAAGGTGTTGATCAAGCAAAAAAACTCGCTGATTTACGTGCTAAATATTATTTTGATAAACCGGCAATTATCCGTCTTGCATATTATACCGCTGATATTTTTCAAGGTAATTTTGGAACTATTTATAAAACCGGTCAAGATGGCGAAATTCCCAATTTATTTTTTGGGCCTTTACGTTATACAATTCTTGTTTCCCTTCCTTCTTTTTTTATTAGTGCGCTAATTGGGATAATACTTGGAACAATCGCTGCATATCGCCGTGGGCGCTTAGAAGATGCAGCGATTACCGGAATTTCTACTTTTTTTGTGGCGGTTCCTTCGTTTGTGCTTGCGCCTTTTGTTGTATTAATTGCAATTAAAATTGGTCTTCCTTTTGAATTCAAAGATGCAACAACTTATGGATTTTGAACATCATTTGCCTCGCTGATTCCGCCAATTTTTGTATTTAGTATTACTTCAATTGCCGGTTATGTTTTTCTTGTCAGAAACCAAATTGTGAGTGTTTTATCATCAGAATATATTCTTATTGCCAAAGCAAAAGGGCTTTCAAAATCTGATATTTTTTTTAAATATGTCCTTAAAAACGCTTCAATTCCGCTTGTTCGCTCACTGATTTTTTCTTATATAATTTTATTATCAGGTTCAATTGTCTTAGAACAATTTTTCCGTATTCCTGGTTCTTCATCAATTTTAGTTACAGCTGCTTTTGAAGGCGAGGTTAATATTTCAATGTTTTCAATTATTTTTTTTACCTCGCTTTCATTAATTGTCGATATTATTGGTGATTTATCCTATGTTTTTATGGATCCAAGAATCAGTTTTGGTCAGGATATACCAACAAATTACTGAAACAAAATCAAAAACTGAAAATTGCGCAATTATCCAAAAAAGGGAGATGAAAATGTTGGATCCAAAAGAGTTTAA
- the lpdA gene encoding dihydrolipoyl dehydrogenase, producing MYKFKFADIGEGLHEGIVAQIYKKEGDQVNEGDSLFSVETDKITADIPSPKTGKIVKVLMTEGDTIHVGQEIYHIDDGSRIEAETEEPKDQNDEKKAGGASVVGEVKVSDTLLSFDFGQKKSKAKTEEREKEKKFEKNPLKPITSSKIYQGKVDKEFDVIVIGSGPGGYLAAAEAGNSGLSTLIVEKEFWGGVCLNVGCIPTKAMLKTAEVFEYIEQFSDFGLSGNSDLKISWEKMHQRKTEVVNKLVGGVKAIVKSAKATSIFGEAQFVGTHEISVDGKVYRGKNIILATGSTDRKLNLPGFDQGYKSGKILTSKEAINLYEKINSIIIIGGGVIGVEFAQIFSAAGIKVTILQNLARLLTNLDAEISQIITKSLTDKGVKILTNTNILRFENEQIIYEFEGKTESISGDKVLVSIGRQANSAGLSDIGIEVDSRESVIVDDQCRTNIDGVYAIGDLSAKAMLAHVAYRHAVVAVGAILGKTEKYIDKTVPACVYTHPEIAVVGLTEEQAKQEGYDFVIGKASFGHIGKAIASGNAYGFAKLVVDKKYGEIIGAHIIGPVATDLISEIVISMNNEVTVYELASAIHPHPTYSEIIWEAARAAVAKLKKME from the coding sequence ATGTATAAATTTAAATTTGCTGATATCGGTGAAGGGCTTCATGAAGGTATTGTTGCCCAAATTTATAAAAAAGAAGGCGATCAAGTTAATGAAGGAGATTCGCTTTTTTCAGTTGAAACTGACAAAATAACAGCGGATATTCCTTCGCCAAAAACTGGAAAAATTGTCAAAGTTTTAATGACCGAAGGTGATACAATCCATGTTGGTCAAGAAATTTATCATATTGACGATGGATCTAGAATAGAAGCAGAAACTGAAGAGCCAAAAGATCAAAATGACGAAAAAAAAGCCGGAGGAGCAAGTGTTGTTGGTGAAGTTAAAGTTAGTGACACCCTTTTAAGTTTTGATTTTGGTCAAAAAAAATCTAAGGCAAAAACAGAAGAAAGAGAAAAAGAAAAAAAATTCGAGAAAAATCCTTTAAAACCAATAACTTCTAGTAAAATTTATCAAGGAAAAGTCGATAAAGAATTTGATGTTATTGTAATCGGTTCAGGCCCAGGAGGGTATCTGGCAGCGGCTGAAGCCGGAAATAGCGGACTTTCTACTTTAATTGTTGAAAAAGAATTTTGAGGTGGGGTTTGTTTAAATGTTGGATGTATTCCAACAAAAGCAATGCTTAAAACTGCTGAAGTTTTTGAATATATTGAACAATTTAGTGATTTTGGGCTTAGTGGAAATTCAGATTTAAAAATTTCCTGAGAAAAAATGCACCAACGTAAAACTGAAGTTGTTAACAAATTAGTTGGTGGAGTAAAAGCGATTGTCAAATCGGCTAAAGCAACAAGTATTTTTGGCGAAGCCCAATTTGTTGGCACACACGAAATTAGCGTGGATGGCAAAGTTTATCGTGGAAAGAATATAATTCTTGCAACTGGTTCAACTGATCGCAAATTGAATCTTCCTGGTTTTGATCAAGGTTATAAATCTGGTAAAATTTTAACCTCAAAAGAAGCTATCAATCTTTATGAAAAAATCAATTCAATTATAATTATTGGTGGAGGGGTTATCGGTGTTGAATTTGCGCAAATTTTTTCAGCCGCCGGAATTAAGGTAACAATTTTACAAAATTTAGCAAGACTACTAACAAATTTAGATGCTGAAATCTCGCAAATAATTACTAAAAGCTTAACTGATAAAGGCGTTAAAATTCTTACAAACACTAACATCCTTCGTTTTGAAAACGAGCAAATTATCTATGAATTTGAAGGTAAAACTGAATCAATTAGTGGTGATAAAGTTCTTGTAAGTATCGGAAGGCAAGCAAATTCTGCTGGACTTAGTGATATTGGAATTGAAGTTGATAGTCGTGAAAGTGTGATTGTCGATGATCAATGTCGAACAAATATTGATGGAGTTTATGCAATTGGTGATCTTTCAGCAAAAGCAATGTTAGCTCATGTCGCTTACCGTCATGCGGTTGTTGCTGTTGGCGCGATTTTAGGAAAAACTGAAAAATATATAGACAAAACTGTGCCAGCCTGTGTTTATACTCACCCTGAAATTGCTGTTGTCGGCCTAACTGAAGAGCAAGCAAAACAAGAAGGATATGATTTTGTTATCGGAAAAGCAAGTTTTGGGCATATCGGAAAAGCAATTGCCTCAGGAAATGCCTATGGATTTGCCAAATTAGTCGTTGATAAAAAATACGGCGAAATAATCGGCGCTCACATTATCGGGCCGGTTGCAACCGATTTAATATCCGAAATTGTTATCTCAATGAATAATGAAGTGACAGTTTATGAACTTGCATCTGCGATTCACCCACACCCAACTTATAGCGAAATTATTTGAGAAGCGGCTCGCGCTGCAGTTGCAAAATTAAAAAAAATGGAATAA
- a CDS encoding ABC transporter permease: MLDPKEFNQKYNLRKEQISLLKPASFQEKNYQAMGKTVEFWKDAIQKFFKSPISLISTILFIIILLIAIFTIIFSPYEATKPISNADPSLVYEQLPSSLGAIKTTVSSDILDKIRAIEVDHNVKLIQGETVELFPNRWEIRINPYEIMSVLENGKKIIALVGTDQYGRDIWLRTWQGTLHALAISLIIALIQFLIGIVLGTYLGFHIGTWIDNIVLRIIDIFGSIPWIIIFIIFIAIWGPYTITIIILLSLTGWTMPTYQARLYTIMVKDEEYVYAAKVIGASKLRQIYCHILPNIFGKLLSIFVASIFGSITTIASLAFLGFLKEAPDSSANLGLIINSSVSLADKNPMALLLPSIILVILAVTSRFIANGIHDALDPRIGGRK, translated from the coding sequence ATGTTGGATCCAAAAGAGTTTAATCAAAAATATAATCTGCGAAAAGAGCAAATTAGTCTATTAAAACCGGCAAGTTTTCAAGAAAAAAACTACCAGGCAATGGGAAAAACCGTTGAATTTTGAAAAGATGCAATCCAAAAATTTTTCAAATCGCCAATTTCACTTATCTCAACAATTTTATTTATAATTATTTTACTAATTGCAATTTTTACAATCATTTTTAGCCCTTATGAGGCAACAAAACCAATTTCTAATGCCGATCCTTCACTTGTCTATGAACAACTTCCAAGTAGTTTGGGGGCTATTAAAACTACAGTTTCATCTGATATTCTTGACAAAATTAGGGCAATTGAAGTTGATCATAATGTCAAACTAATTCAAGGTGAGACAGTTGAATTATTTCCAAATCGTTGAGAAATTCGGATAAATCCTTATGAAATTATGAGTGTATTAGAAAATGGGAAGAAAATTATTGCCCTTGTTGGCACAGACCAATACGGCCGTGATATTTGACTGCGAACTTGACAAGGAACTTTGCATGCGCTTGCAATTTCGCTAATAATTGCGCTGATTCAATTTTTAATTGGGATTGTTTTAGGCACTTATTTAGGTTTTCATATTGGCACTTGAATTGATAATATTGTTTTGCGAATTATCGACATTTTTGGATCAATTCCTTGAATTATAATTTTTATCATTTTTATTGCAATTTGGGGGCCTTATACAATTACAATTATTATTCTCCTTTCGCTAACTGGCTGAACAATGCCAACATATCAGGCAAGATTGTATACAATTATGGTAAAAGATGAAGAATATGTCTATGCTGCAAAAGTGATTGGCGCTTCAAAATTACGCCAAATTTACTGTCATATTCTGCCAAATATTTTTGGTAAACTACTTTCAATATTTGTTGCAAGTATTTTTGGATCAATTACAACAATTGCCTCACTGGCTTTTTTAGGATTTTTAAAAGAAGCGCCAGATTCTAGCGCTAATTTAGGGTTAATTATTAATTCATCCGTTTCACTTGCAGATAAAAATCCAATGGCACTTTTACTTCCTTCAATAATTTTGGTAATTCTTGCAGTTACAAGTCGCTTTATTGCAAACGGAATTCATGATGCACTTGACCCACGTATAGGAGGCAGAAAATAA
- a CDS encoding 2-oxo acid dehydrogenase subunit E2, with protein MQKILATPKARAIAKQANINLADLKIESRKIESADVENYINSLKSAQTTTPKIETSAAQTEKVINPVVFASNKLEAKREKIALIRKAIARAMTNSWNSVAYVNLVNQIDVSDLWKLRKSVLESVQKAAGVKLTFLAFIAKAILIALTEFPIMAAKYDETSNEIVYPETLNLGLAVDTEAGLMVPVIKDAQNLSIVEIAKEIIRLAKAARERKIKPSEMQGGSFTITNYGSVGSLYGVPVINYPELAIAGVGAIIDSAEVKDGQIVAAKIMHLTVAADHRWIDGATIGRFAARVKELLEKPEILGIL; from the coding sequence ATGCAAAAAATTTTAGCCACTCCCAAAGCAAGAGCAATTGCAAAACAAGCCAATATTAATCTTGCTGATCTAAAAATTGAAAGTCGAAAAATTGAATCTGCCGATGTTGAAAACTATATTAATTCATTAAAATCAGCACAAACTACTACTCCAAAAATTGAAACTTCAGCAGCGCAGACTGAAAAAGTTATAAATCCCGTGGTTTTTGCTTCTAATAAATTAGAGGCAAAACGCGAAAAAATTGCTCTAATTCGTAAAGCAATTGCAAGAGCGATGACAAATTCATGAAATTCAGTTGCATATGTCAATCTCGTTAACCAAATTGATGTTAGTGATCTTTGAAAACTTCGTAAATCAGTTTTAGAATCTGTTCAAAAAGCTGCGGGCGTAAAATTAACTTTCTTAGCTTTTATTGCAAAAGCAATTTTAATTGCTCTTACAGAATTTCCAATTATGGCAGCCAAATATGACGAAACCTCAAATGAAATTGTCTATCCTGAAACTCTAAATTTAGGACTAGCCGTTGATACTGAAGCTGGACTTATGGTACCCGTAATTAAAGATGCACAAAATCTTTCAATTGTTGAAATTGCCAAAGAGATTATTCGACTTGCAAAAGCAGCTCGCGAACGTAAAATTAAACCAAGTGAAATGCAAGGCGGTTCATTTACTATAACAAATTATGGATCAGTTGGTTCGCTTTATGGTGTGCCAGTTATAAATTATCCTGAACTTGCAATTGCAGGTGTTGGCGCAATTATTGATTCTGCTGAAGTCAAAGACGGGCAAATTGTTGCGGCAAAAATTATGCATCTAACAGTTGCTGCGGATCACCGTTGAATCGATGGAGCAACAATTGGACGTTTTGCCGCCAGAGTTAAAGAATTATTAGAAAAACCAGAAATTTTAGGAATTTTATAA
- a CDS encoding putative immunoglobulin-blocking virulence protein yields the protein MLFKSFANYLFSSKPINNCQKSPKSNRVFTGDKRKIYPYPFKRSRTKKKKKKTIPEIPIPKVEKEIIISKPVEKIEPKVEKEIIISKPVEKIEPKVEIIEEPEAPIETPVPVPIPAEPIKKVVSPSYSYSEPQNIEKQPEITTKTKLTPSFGQIESAKANWKIAIKNQITITETNIRKHDEKIAEYERQIREDYDIFYKGKISKESFEESVRYQIWVENNYKKREQDYLQILKEDQIRGPQFSASDLKLIERGMTVSKENHHIWNFVNPDDNPVIGKNGTYRKRNERRVLNTPGWTPRSPFGIANQEFEGWTKSDISQEFQSEINEILGPNQNSDSIKIYKYTPNDQNPNKSSKSEIKAVSLDANDENAFNKFQEFLKKTAGKKIDAVVLKNVGSTKQGQNISQILAALPENVQKLTLFLDDQKAINGLYTLRGKKLKELELYSNTKPIDDYWAINPNAVADVDYISFDYNNPASYHKNTPDEKIPGSIIFDTLRWDKNDSEQTITEGLRIAFGSKIYERPFQGRYGGKGGYPTNLDFSDTNIKTIKNLKFDEIDNLFNENLQNWKEDKYAQEDYHGFKKLKFVYLYFGIDQNSTQNLANSQTNKSFSASVSDFEGAQYTERLSGIQDPFVPPAAVIYFRENGQSQQNVVFNLTGTPSEDAKKQLKAFVEATNRGYPFAKIVVDSEEIKQELIKYYQENANPEKRKRSQGKFAERELEVKNSTSSK from the coding sequence TTATTATTCAAGTCCTTTGCTAATTACCTATTCTCAAGCAAGCCCATCAACAATTGCCAAAAATCGCCCAAATCAAACCGGGTTTTCACCGGTGACAAACGCAAAATTTATCCCTATCCCTTTAAAAGAAGCCGAACTAAAAAAAAAAAAAAAAAAACAATTCCTGAAATCCCAATCCCAAAAGTTGAAAAAGAAATTATAATTTCTAAGCCCGTAGAAAAAATCGAGCCAAAAGTTGAAAAAGAAATTATAATTTCTAAGCCCGTAGAAAAAATCGAGCCAAAAGTTGAAATAATCGAAGAACCCGAGGCCCCAATTGAAACGCCTGTTCCAGTCCCAATCCCGGCAGAACCGATTAAAAAAGTAGTTTCTCCTTCTTATTCTTATAGCGAACCTCAAAATATTGAAAAACAACCAGAAATTACAACAAAAACGAAACTAACCCCGTCTTTTGGCCAAATTGAATCAGCAAAAGCAAATTGAAAAATTGCAATTAAAAATCAAATTACCATAACAGAGACAAATATCCGCAAACATGATGAGAAAATTGCCGAATACGAACGACAAATAAGAGAAGATTATGATATTTTTTATAAGGGAAAAATTTCAAAAGAGAGTTTTGAAGAGTCAGTAAGATACCAAATTTGAGTTGAAAACAATTATAAAAAACGCGAACAAGATTATCTACAAATTTTAAAAGAAGATCAGATCCGTGGCCCACAATTTAGCGCATCAGATCTTAAATTAATCGAACGAGGTATGACTGTTTCAAAAGAAAACCATCATATCTGAAATTTTGTAAATCCTGATGATAATCCTGTGATTGGAAAAAATGGAACTTATCGGAAACGAAATGAGCGACGCGTTCTTAATACACCAGGATGAACCCCAAGAAGTCCTTTTGGAATCGCTAATCAAGAATTTGAAGGTTGAACCAAAAGTGATATTAGTCAAGAATTCCAAAGTGAAATTAACGAAATTCTAGGGCCTAATCAAAACTCTGATTCAATTAAAATTTATAAATATACCCCAAATGATCAAAATCCAAACAAATCTTCAAAATCAGAAATTAAAGCTGTTTCCCTTGATGCAAATGATGAAAATGCCTTTAATAAATTTCAGGAATTTCTAAAAAAAACAGCAGGTAAAAAAATTGATGCTGTTGTCCTTAAAAATGTTGGCTCAACAAAACAAGGCCAAAATATTTCGCAGATTCTTGCAGCTCTTCCAGAAAATGTCCAAAAACTTACTTTGTTTTTAGATGACCAAAAAGCAATTAACGGCCTTTATACACTTCGGGGCAAAAAATTAAAAGAACTTGAACTATATTCAAATACAAAACCAATCGATGATTATTGAGCGATTAACCCGAATGCTGTTGCTGATGTTGATTATATAAGTTTTGATTATAATAATCCGGCAAGTTATCATAAAAATACGCCAGATGAAAAAATTCCGGGATCAATTATTTTTGACACGCTCAGGTGGGACAAAAACGATTCAGAGCAAACAATAACCGAAGGTTTAAGGATTGCTTTTGGGTCGAAAATCTATGAAAGGCCGTTCCAAGGACGCTACGGTGGGAAAGGTGGTTATCCTACAAATCTTGATTTTTCCGATACTAATATCAAAACAATTAAAAATCTTAAATTTGATGAAATTGACAACCTTTTTAACGAAAATCTGCAAAATTGAAAAGAAGATAAATATGCCCAAGAAGATTATCATGGTTTTAAAAAGTTAAAATTTGTCTACCTTTATTTTGGCATAGATCAAAATTCAACGCAAAACTTAGCAAATTCGCAAACTAATAAATCATTTTCAGCTTCAGTTTCTGATTTTGAAGGCGCTCAATATACAGAAAGATTAAGTGGAATTCAAGATCCTTTTGTTCCCCCAGCAGCGGTAATTTACTTTAGAGAAAATGGCCAAAGTCAACAAAACGTTGTCTTTAATTTAACGGGAACTCCTTCTGAGGATGCAAAAAAACAATTAAAAGCCTTTGTTGAAGCAACAAATCGTGGTTATCCATTTGCCAAAATTGTTGTTGACTCTGAAGAGATTAAACAAGAACTAATAAAATACTACCAAGAAAATGCAAACCCAGAAAAAAGAAAACGCAGTCAAGGCAAATTTGCCGAGCGTGAACTCGAAGTAAAAAATTCAACTAGTAGTAAATAG